A portion of the Candidatus Binataceae bacterium genome contains these proteins:
- a CDS encoding DNA repair exonuclease produces the protein MSPRPRRPVNIVHTSDVHLDTDSFGSGPSGEMLRERVRRSFSRVIDIANAQRADLLLIVGDLFDSARVSDAALDFALGEIRRALMPVVMIPGNHDAHDEASIYASLAPHLLPRNLHLILEPDGRVLDFPDLETRVWGRALVEHSPDYRPLSGMPAPAAGRWNIALAHGFFTEEADGMRSSPITPAEIEASAYDYIALGHIHVFGDVSQGPTRAAYCGTPAPLYASDNAGWVAWISCVPGEPVRLERLPVKF, from the coding sequence TTGAGCCCCAGACCGCGGCGACCGGTTAATATCGTTCATACTTCGGACGTCCATCTCGACACCGACAGCTTCGGCAGCGGTCCGAGCGGCGAGATGTTGCGTGAGCGCGTGCGCCGCTCGTTCAGCCGGGTCATCGATATCGCCAACGCGCAGCGCGCCGACCTGCTGCTGATCGTCGGCGACCTGTTCGACTCGGCGCGGGTCAGCGACGCGGCGCTCGACTTCGCGCTGGGCGAGATCAGACGCGCCCTGATGCCGGTCGTGATGATCCCGGGCAATCACGACGCGCACGACGAGGCGTCGATCTATGCGAGCCTCGCGCCCCACCTGCTGCCCCGCAATCTCCACCTGATTCTCGAGCCCGACGGGCGCGTGCTCGACTTCCCCGACCTGGAAACCCGCGTCTGGGGCCGCGCGCTGGTCGAGCATTCGCCCGACTACAGGCCGCTTAGCGGAATGCCGGCGCCGGCTGCGGGACGCTGGAATATCGCGCTGGCGCATGGCTTCTTCACCGAGGAGGCCGACGGGATGCGCTCCTCGCCGATCACGCCCGCCGAGATCGAGGCCAGCGCCTACGACTACATCGCGCTCGGCCACATCCACGTCTTCGGCGACGTCTCGCAAGGGCCGACGCGCGCGGCCTACTGCGGCACGCCGGCGCCGCTGTACGCCAGCGACAACGCCGGATGGGTCGCCTGGATAAGCTGCGTCCCGGGCGAGCCGGTGCGTCTCGAACGCCTGCCGGTCAAGTTCTAA
- the aroF gene encoding 3-deoxy-7-phosphoheptulonate synthase, producing MIVVMKAGATEAEIENVVRMVEELDYRAHVIRGVERTVVACVGEERGEQHQLTHLEAVGGVDRVMPVLRSFKLAAREVRPEGSRIKVGALEIGGRRLAVMAGPCAVESRQQVEAAAAAVKRAGANMLRGGAYKPRTSPYAFQGMEDAGLRLLEDAGRTQGLPVVTEIMDPHDIDLVARHADMLQVGARNAQNFSLLRRLGRIKKPVLLKRGMSTRLEEFLMAAEYILSEGNPNVVLCERGIRTFETATRNTLDLNAVPLLKQWTHLPVIVDPSHGTGIWSLVKPMALAAIAAGADGLMIEVHPQPEHALSDGPQQLRPDRFAELMAALAPVAEAVGRML from the coding sequence GTGATCGTCGTAATGAAGGCGGGTGCCACCGAGGCCGAGATCGAAAATGTCGTCCGGATGGTCGAAGAGCTCGACTACCGCGCGCACGTGATCCGCGGCGTCGAGCGCACGGTGGTCGCCTGCGTGGGCGAAGAGCGCGGCGAACAGCATCAGCTCACTCATCTCGAAGCGGTCGGCGGCGTCGATCGGGTGATGCCGGTGCTGCGCAGCTTCAAGCTCGCCGCGCGCGAGGTCCGTCCCGAGGGCTCGCGAATCAAGGTCGGCGCTCTCGAGATCGGCGGGCGGCGACTGGCCGTGATGGCGGGGCCGTGCGCGGTCGAGAGCCGCCAGCAGGTCGAGGCGGCGGCCGCCGCGGTCAAGCGCGCGGGCGCCAATATGCTGCGCGGCGGCGCCTACAAGCCGCGCACCTCGCCCTACGCCTTCCAGGGGATGGAAGACGCCGGGCTGCGGCTGCTCGAAGACGCCGGGCGCACGCAGGGACTGCCAGTGGTGACCGAGATCATGGACCCGCACGACATCGACCTCGTCGCCCGGCACGCCGACATGCTCCAGGTCGGCGCGCGCAACGCGCAGAACTTCTCGCTGCTCCGCCGCCTGGGGCGGATCAAGAAGCCCGTGCTGCTCAAGCGCGGGATGTCCACCCGCCTTGAAGAGTTCCTGATGGCGGCCGAATACATCCTGTCCGAGGGCAATCCCAACGTCGTGCTGTGCGAGCGCGGCATCCGCACCTTCGAGACTGCGACGCGCAATACGCTCGACCTGAACGCGGTGCCGCTGCTCAAGCAGTGGACGCATCTGCCGGTGATCGTTGATCCCAGCCACGGCACCGGCATCTGGTCGCTGGTCAAGCCGATGGCGCTGGCGGCGATTGCGGCAGGCGCCGACGGCCTGATGATCGAGGTCCATCCGCAACCCGAGCACGCGCTCAGCGACGGCCCGCAGCAGCTTCGGCCCGACCGCTTCGCCGAGTTGATGGCGGCGCTGGCGCCGGTGGCCGAGGCGGTCGGGCGTATGCTGTGA
- a CDS encoding LD-carboxypeptidase encodes MKRQRTRPRALKPGDTIGVVSPASAIDREHLDRGVAVLESLGFRVKVSRHALDRAGILAGADEVRARELAAFFADPAVDAIFAARGGYGSGRLLPLLDFDAIARTPKAFVGFSDATFILNALVARASMVAFHGPMVAMDFARGLTGASLGHLRRLLAGEVSGFTLAARAALRAGSAEGEVVGGCLSMIAATMGTPYAPPLDGAVLFLEDTGEKAYRIDRMLVHLEQAGVFERVAAVVFGALRPPAGSEAEHRMIEECVAERAARLKCPVLAGIEAGHGSANFTIPFGVRARVDARARTLSFLEPAVNG; translated from the coding sequence ATGAAGCGGCAGCGCACAAGGCCGCGCGCGCTTAAGCCGGGCGACACGATCGGCGTGGTCTCGCCGGCCTCGGCGATCGACCGCGAGCATCTCGACCGCGGCGTCGCGGTGCTCGAAAGTCTCGGCTTTCGGGTCAAGGTCTCGCGCCACGCGCTCGACCGCGCCGGCATCCTCGCCGGCGCCGACGAGGTGCGCGCGCGCGAGCTTGCCGCCTTCTTCGCCGATCCGGCGGTCGATGCGATCTTCGCCGCGCGCGGCGGCTATGGAAGCGGCCGGCTGCTGCCGCTGCTTGACTTCGACGCGATCGCGCGCACGCCCAAGGCGTTCGTGGGCTTCTCCGATGCGACTTTCATTCTCAACGCGCTGGTTGCGCGCGCCTCGATGGTCGCCTTTCACGGCCCGATGGTGGCGATGGATTTCGCGCGCGGGCTGACCGGCGCCTCGCTTGGCCATCTGCGCCGCTTGCTCGCCGGCGAGGTGTCGGGCTTCACGCTGGCGGCGCGCGCGGCGCTGCGCGCGGGCAGTGCCGAGGGCGAAGTAGTCGGTGGATGCCTGTCGATGATCGCGGCGACGATGGGTACGCCGTACGCGCCGCCGCTCGACGGTGCGGTCCTGTTTTTGGAAGATACCGGAGAGAAGGCGTATAGGATCGATCGCATGCTGGTGCATCTGGAACAGGCGGGCGTATTCGAGCGGGTGGCGGCGGTGGTCTTCGGCGCGCTGCGTCCGCCCGCCGGCAGCGAGGCGGAGCATCGGATGATCGAGGAGTGCGTCGCCGAACGGGCCGCGAGGCTCAAGTGCCCGGTGCTGGCCGGGATCGAGGCCGGGCACGGCAGCGCCAATTTCACGATTCCCTTCGGCGTGCGGGCGCGCGTGGACGCGCGGGCGCGCACGTTGAGTTTTCTCGAGCCCGCGGTGAACGGGTAG
- a CDS encoding serine hydrolase — protein sequence MGWREVEQAFAEAVERGVIPGATLVVRRGADVVFEGAFGHRALVPERSPMRLETVFDLSSLTKPLATTIAVMLLVCENKLRLGDRVTRFFHNFGVHDKGHVTFRQVLAHCSGLAPWRPFFQQVAQIEKSGKVNFMASHGAKEWVYEEIHREKPEAPPASKALYSDLNFMLLGETVERIATVALNRFCRERIYRPLGLRATDFIDISLVRSRRLEPVPEMFAPTSFCPFRKRMLVGEVDDENAYAMGGVAGHAGLFAPVKEVDRIAQELIACWAGRSELVPQKIIREFWTRDTTVRGSTWALGWDTPSPQFSSSGRHFSPNAVGHLGFTGTSLWIEPAREIAVSLLTNRVHPRRDNQAIRDFRPKIHDLIMEAIDAD from the coding sequence GTGGGATGGCGTGAGGTCGAGCAGGCGTTTGCCGAGGCGGTCGAGCGCGGCGTGATTCCCGGCGCGACGCTGGTCGTGCGCCGCGGCGCCGACGTCGTGTTCGAGGGCGCCTTCGGCCATCGCGCGCTGGTGCCCGAACGCTCGCCGATGCGGCTGGAGACGGTCTTCGACCTCTCTTCGCTGACCAAGCCCCTGGCGACGACGATCGCGGTGATGCTGCTGGTGTGCGAGAACAAGCTGCGCCTGGGCGACCGGGTGACGCGCTTCTTCCACAACTTCGGCGTCCACGACAAGGGCCACGTCACCTTCCGCCAGGTGCTCGCGCATTGCTCGGGGCTCGCGCCGTGGCGGCCGTTCTTTCAGCAGGTTGCGCAGATCGAGAAAAGTGGCAAGGTCAACTTCATGGCCAGCCACGGGGCCAAGGAGTGGGTGTACGAGGAGATCCATCGCGAGAAGCCCGAGGCGCCGCCGGCGAGCAAAGCGCTCTACTCCGACCTCAACTTCATGCTGCTCGGCGAGACCGTCGAGCGCATCGCCACCGTCGCGCTCAACCGCTTCTGCCGCGAGCGCATCTACCGCCCGCTCGGCCTGCGCGCGACCGATTTCATCGACATCTCGCTGGTGCGCTCGCGCCGGCTGGAGCCGGTGCCGGAGATGTTCGCGCCGACCTCGTTCTGCCCCTTCCGCAAGCGGATGCTGGTGGGCGAGGTGGACGATGAGAACGCCTACGCGATGGGGGGCGTGGCGGGGCACGCGGGGCTGTTCGCGCCGGTCAAGGAGGTCGATCGTATCGCGCAGGAGCTCATCGCCTGCTGGGCCGGACGCTCCGAACTGGTGCCGCAGAAAATCATCCGCGAGTTCTGGACCCGCGACACCACTGTCCGCGGCTCGACCTGGGCCCTCGGATGGGACACGCCGTCGCCGCAGTTCTCCAGCTCGGGGCGCCATTTTTCGCCCAACGCGGTCGGCCACCTGGGCTTCACCGGCACCTCGCTCTGGATCGAGCCCGCGCGCGAGATCGCGGTCTCGTTGCTCACCAATCGGGTCCATCCGCGGCGCGACAACCAGGCGATCCGTGATTTCCGCCCGAAGATTCACGACCTCATCATGGAGGCGATCGACGCCGACTAG
- a CDS encoding Mur ligase family protein — MSSGVSMSQAAGRGASATVAAESAARLARVPDNVRHVHLIGVAGTAMAALAGMLAERGLRVSGSDSQIYEPTASLLKRLRVEVRPSFGPHNLVPPPDLVVVGNVVTRANPEAQALLQSTVAYLSMPEALWHFFLRERRVLMVAGTHGKTTSTAMMAHVLKAAGRDPSMLVGGVAKDFGSNYRLGAGGDFVIEGDEYDTAFFDKRPKFIHYRPRGAIITAVEFDHADIYRDLAHVKSAFRALADSMEGEGALVVCADSPAALEVTAGVRARRITYGLGAGEFRAADISAGADGAQFSIVREGRAVARDLRLPIGGRMNVANALGVATLLAHFGVGTDEIARGLGSFRGVMRRQEVVGEARGVTVIDDFAHHPTAIRATLAAVAERFAGRRILAAFEPRSNTARRNVFQHDFAAAFDAAARVYLAPVYFKENDPIPADGRLSVDALAAAIGARGPAALACASTEEIVERMAADARAGDVALIMSNGPFDNLKQRLLAALAKGGL, encoded by the coding sequence GTGAGCAGCGGCGTTTCGATGTCCCAGGCGGCGGGCCGCGGTGCATCAGCGACGGTCGCCGCCGAGTCGGCCGCGCGGCTTGCGCGCGTGCCCGATAACGTCCGCCACGTCCATCTGATCGGCGTGGCGGGGACCGCGATGGCGGCGCTGGCCGGGATGCTGGCCGAGCGCGGCCTGCGCGTTAGCGGCTCCGACAGCCAAATCTACGAGCCGACCGCCTCGCTGCTCAAGCGCCTGCGCGTGGAGGTGCGCCCGAGCTTCGGCCCGCACAATCTCGTGCCGCCGCCCGACCTCGTCGTGGTCGGCAATGTGGTCACGCGCGCCAACCCCGAGGCGCAGGCGCTGCTCCAGAGCACGGTCGCGTACCTCTCGATGCCCGAGGCGCTGTGGCACTTCTTTCTGCGTGAGCGGCGCGTCCTAATGGTGGCCGGGACGCACGGCAAGACGACCTCGACCGCGATGATGGCGCACGTGCTGAAGGCGGCGGGGCGGGACCCCTCGATGCTGGTGGGCGGGGTGGCCAAGGACTTTGGCTCCAACTACCGCCTCGGCGCCGGCGGCGACTTCGTAATCGAGGGCGACGAGTACGACACCGCGTTCTTCGACAAGCGGCCGAAGTTTATCCACTACCGGCCGCGCGGCGCGATTATCACCGCAGTCGAATTCGACCACGCCGACATCTACCGCGACCTCGCACACGTCAAGTCCGCCTTCCGTGCGCTGGCGGACTCGATGGAGGGCGAGGGCGCACTCGTCGTATGCGCGGATTCGCCCGCCGCGCTCGAAGTGACCGCGGGCGTCCGCGCCCGCAGGATCACCTACGGCCTCGGCGCCGGCGAGTTCCGCGCCGCGGACATCAGTGCCGGCGCCGACGGTGCGCAGTTCTCGATCGTGCGCGAGGGCAGGGCGGTGGCGCGCGATTTGCGACTGCCGATCGGCGGCCGGATGAACGTTGCCAACGCGCTCGGCGTCGCCACGCTGCTCGCCCACTTCGGCGTGGGTACGGACGAAATCGCGCGCGGACTAGGATCGTTTCGCGGCGTGATGCGCCGCCAGGAGGTGGTCGGCGAGGCGCGCGGCGTTACCGTGATCGACGACTTCGCGCACCATCCGACCGCGATTCGCGCGACGCTGGCGGCGGTCGCCGAGCGCTTTGCCGGCCGGCGCATCCTGGCCGCCTTCGAGCCGCGCTCCAACACCGCGCGGCGCAACGTCTTCCAGCACGACTTCGCCGCCGCCTTCGACGCCGCCGCACGGGTTTACCTTGCGCCGGTCTATTTCAAGGAGAACGACCCGATTCCGGCCGACGGCCGCCTCTCGGTGGATGCGCTGGCGGCGGCGATTGGCGCGCGCGGCCCCGCGGCTCTCGCCTGCGCCTCCACCGAGGAGATCGTGGAGCGGATGGCCGCCGATGCACGCGCGGGCGACGTCGCGCTCATCATGTCCAACGGGCCGTTCGACAATCTGAAGCAGCGGCTGCTCGCCGCGCTCGCCAAGGGCGGACTCTGA
- a CDS encoding HAD family phosphatase, with product MIRAVIFDLDGTLANTEPLHYEAFARILRAERIELDRDDYFHRLIGFDDHDVFAVMLKDHGRRADEAAIADLAARKAALYQEMIAGRDVTFPGAVDFVRRCAERFPLAVATGTLRVEAETILRCAGVRELFADIVAAEDVEHGKPAPECFEKARGRLGFLLRLRPPLEAAECLVIEDTPAGVEAAHRAGMRVLAVCHDASADDLRAADVVFPSIAGIELDAVLRRLAR from the coding sequence ATGATCCGCGCAGTCATCTTCGACCTCGACGGCACGCTCGCCAACACCGAGCCGCTCCACTACGAAGCCTTCGCGCGCATCCTGCGCGCCGAACGAATCGAACTCGACCGCGACGATTATTTCCACCGCCTGATCGGCTTCGACGACCACGACGTCTTCGCCGTCATGCTCAAAGACCACGGCCGGCGGGCGGACGAGGCCGCGATAGCCGATCTCGCCGCGCGCAAGGCGGCGCTTTACCAGGAGATGATCGCCGGGCGCGACGTGACCTTCCCCGGCGCGGTGGACTTCGTGCGCCGATGCGCCGAGCGCTTTCCGCTCGCCGTCGCCACTGGCACGCTGCGCGTCGAGGCCGAGACGATCCTTAGGTGCGCCGGCGTGCGCGAATTGTTCGCCGACATCGTCGCCGCCGAAGACGTCGAGCACGGCAAGCCGGCGCCGGAATGTTTTGAGAAAGCGCGCGGCCGGCTCGGCTTTCTGCTCCGCCTGCGCCCGCCACTGGAAGCCGCCGAATGCCTGGTGATCGAGGACACGCCGGCCGGCGTCGAGGCGGCCCATCGCGCGGGGATGCGAGTGCTGGCGGTATGCCACGACGCCAGCGCGGACGACCTCCGGGCAGCCGACGTTGTTTTTCCGTCGATCGCAGGAATCGAACTCGACGCGGTCCTGCGCCGCCTGGCGCGCTAG
- a CDS encoding M24 family metallopeptidase, translating to MTKQPMGRLDEIAAALAEASLDGWLFYDFRHSDPLAYRVLGLPSGGITTRRWFCYVPATGMPRALVSAVEAERLAALGVETTIYRSADEMAAALGAILAGARRVAMDYSPQCAIPYVARVDAGTVELVSSLGVEVVSAADLIQRFEARLTAAQLASHRRAAAVVRRVVEETFAEIARRLRSAEPVSEYTAQQFVLARFAALGVVADDPPIVALNANAALPHFAPSAARDTPVRHGDLVLLDLWAKEPGEESIYADLTWMAYAGERVPEEQARVFAIVAEARDAAVDFICKRVHTGAPVRGEEADRVARGVIERAGFAAHFLHRTGHSIGREVHGAGANLDSLETRDHRTLIDRTCFSVEPGIYLPGRFGVRSELNMTIENGRAEVSAAPAQRQIAALLA from the coding sequence ATGACGAAGCAACCCATGGGACGGCTCGACGAAATCGCCGCCGCGCTTGCCGAGGCGTCGCTCGACGGATGGCTGTTCTACGACTTCCGCCACAGCGACCCGCTCGCCTACCGCGTGCTCGGCCTGCCGAGCGGAGGGATAACGACTCGCCGATGGTTCTGCTACGTGCCCGCCACGGGCATGCCGCGCGCGTTGGTGTCGGCGGTCGAGGCCGAGCGGCTGGCCGCGCTGGGAGTGGAGACGACCATCTATCGTTCGGCCGACGAGATGGCCGCGGCGCTCGGCGCGATCCTCGCCGGGGCGCGGCGGGTCGCGATGGATTACTCCCCGCAATGCGCGATCCCCTACGTCGCACGTGTCGATGCCGGCACGGTCGAGCTCGTCAGCTCGCTGGGCGTCGAGGTCGTCTCCGCCGCCGATCTGATCCAGCGCTTCGAGGCGCGGCTGACCGCGGCGCAGCTTGCGAGCCATCGCCGCGCCGCCGCGGTCGTGCGCAGGGTGGTGGAGGAGACCTTCGCCGAAATCGCGCGCCGACTCCGCAGCGCCGAGCCGGTAAGCGAATACACCGCGCAGCAGTTCGTGCTCGCGCGCTTCGCCGCCCTCGGCGTGGTCGCCGATGACCCGCCGATCGTGGCGCTCAACGCCAACGCCGCGCTGCCGCATTTCGCGCCGTCGGCGGCGCGCGACACGCCGGTGCGCCACGGCGACCTCGTGCTGCTCGACCTGTGGGCGAAGGAGCCCGGCGAGGAGAGCATCTACGCCGACCTGACCTGGATGGCGTATGCGGGCGAGCGCGTGCCCGAGGAACAGGCGCGGGTCTTTGCGATCGTCGCCGAGGCGCGCGACGCCGCCGTCGATTTCATCTGCAAGCGCGTGCACACGGGCGCGCCGGTGCGCGGCGAGGAGGCCGACCGGGTCGCGCGCGGCGTGATCGAGCGCGCCGGCTTCGCCGCCCATTTTCTCCATCGCACGGGCCATTCGATCGGCCGCGAGGTCCACGGCGCCGGCGCCAATCTCGACTCCCTGGAAACCCGCGACCATCGCACGCTGATCGATCGCACCTGCTTCTCGGTCGAGCCGGGAATTTACCTCCCTGGCCGCTTCGGCGTGCGCAGCGAACTCAACATGACGATCGAGAACGGCCGCGCCGAGGTCAGCGCCGCGCCGGCGCAGCGTCAGATCGCCGCGCTGCTCGCCTGA
- a CDS encoding TIGR03668 family PPOX class F420-dependent oxidoreductase produces MAADPTQALNAGPVREFLTFARLGHLATADASGAPHNVPVCFWFDGAHFYFAIDEKPKRERGLGLRRMRNIAANPRVALVIDHYEEHWDNLGYVLVHGRASVVDDPEEYLLALRSLRDKYPQYRAMALSIERNPVVRIEPERVHVWGERFKSPPAGAPRPPTTR; encoded by the coding sequence ATGGCGGCCGATCCGACGCAGGCTCTCAACGCGGGCCCGGTGCGCGAGTTTCTCACCTTCGCCCGTCTGGGCCATCTGGCCACCGCCGACGCCAGCGGCGCACCACACAACGTCCCGGTCTGCTTCTGGTTCGACGGCGCGCACTTCTACTTCGCGATCGACGAGAAGCCCAAGCGCGAGCGCGGGCTGGGGCTGAGGCGGATGCGCAATATCGCGGCCAACCCGCGTGTCGCCCTGGTGATCGACCATTACGAGGAGCACTGGGACAACCTCGGCTACGTGCTCGTCCACGGGCGCGCCAGCGTGGTGGACGATCCCGAGGAGTATCTGCTCGCGCTGCGCAGCCTGCGCGACAAGTATCCGCAGTATCGCGCGATGGCGCTGAGCATCGAACGCAATCCGGTCGTGAGAATCGAGCCCGAGCGTGTTCACGTCTGGGGCGAGCGCTTCAAGTCGCCGCCTGCCGGGGCGCCCCGCCCGCCGACAACCCGATGA
- a CDS encoding LptF/LptG family permease translates to MKLRPRLSPTMDRFLGGHFLGPFVVCLAAFTAAYLLGDLFDRIDDLMRYGGLGLIGLEYFALKLPLIVSQLLPVASLAGVLLGFALLNRTGEVLACQQLGISRLEMAAPVLLLAALISAFNFALSETVVPTATRAAKHLYQVELQHRKIYGIFFNRRIWVRVPDGFLSADYYDGHKKMLHGVTLYRVGHDDYSLNSVEHAAGAQWTGDQWRPVELSAFKLLPGGKVEPTAPGPLRIDTKPSDFNLLRMDPDEFSLWQLNAYIEGLRRKGLDPGGYYVDRDLKYAMPLACLIMAALGLALSLDPLPRNLSVGRSFTLAIGIGFAYWLMFGLTSSLGRSGMLPAWLAAWFPNATFAVLAASLFLFGEER, encoded by the coding sequence ATGAAACTGCGCCCGCGGCTGTCGCCGACGATGGATCGTTTCCTCGGCGGACATTTTCTCGGCCCCTTCGTGGTCTGCCTGGCCGCCTTCACCGCCGCCTATCTGCTGGGCGACCTGTTCGACCGCATCGACGACCTGATGCGCTACGGCGGCTTGGGGCTTATCGGGCTTGAGTACTTCGCGCTCAAGCTCCCGCTCATCGTCTCGCAGCTGCTGCCGGTGGCTTCGCTGGCCGGCGTGCTGCTCGGCTTCGCGCTGCTCAACCGCACCGGCGAGGTGCTCGCCTGCCAACAGCTCGGGATAAGCCGGCTCGAGATGGCGGCGCCGGTGCTGCTGCTGGCGGCACTCATCTCGGCGTTCAACTTCGCGCTGAGCGAGACGGTGGTGCCGACCGCGACCCGCGCGGCCAAGCATCTCTACCAGGTCGAACTCCAGCACCGGAAAATCTACGGTATCTTCTTCAACCGCCGCATCTGGGTCCGTGTGCCCGACGGCTTTCTGAGCGCCGACTATTACGACGGCCACAAGAAGATGCTCCATGGCGTAACCCTCTACCGCGTCGGCCACGACGACTACTCGCTGAACAGCGTCGAGCACGCGGCGGGCGCGCAATGGACCGGCGATCAATGGCGGCCGGTCGAGCTCAGCGCCTTCAAACTGCTGCCGGGCGGCAAGGTTGAGCCGACTGCGCCTGGCCCCTTGCGTATCGACACCAAGCCTTCCGACTTCAATCTGTTGCGGATGGACCCCGACGAGTTCAGTCTGTGGCAGCTCAACGCCTATATCGAAGGGCTGCGGCGCAAGGGGCTCGACCCCGGCGGCTACTACGTCGACCGCGACCTGAAGTACGCGATGCCGCTGGCGTGCCTGATCATGGCGGCGCTTGGGCTCGCGCTGAGCCTCGACCCGCTGCCGCGCAACCTCAGCGTCGGCCGCAGCTTCACCCTCGCGATCGGAATCGGCTTCGCCTACTGGCTGATGTTCGGGCTTACGTCATCGCTGGGACGCTCGGGGATGCTACCGGCGTGGCTGGCGGCGTGGTTTCCCAACGCGACGTTCGCCGTACTGGCGGCGTCGCTCTTTCTGTTCGGCGAGGAACGCTGA
- the lptF gene encoding LPS export ABC transporter permease LptF has protein sequence MRGFQTIDRYVAREVVGPFAMGVFLLTFALVTGKLLKLTEMVVNHGVGVGQVLSLIGYIMPAFLELTFPMAVLLGVLLGFGRMSGDRELIAARACGISLYRLAVPVMVVAVAVYALASWFAFSVRPWANSQLQSELYRLSRTRSTAGLKEKIFDSTFPGLVLYVDHVSGNDTLHGVLISDARNRDQQNTIIARRGIILPDRQQHTITLRLFDGSIFGLDSSPRGSHVTSFRIYDLSIEPQDSFGMNNREPEEMGYAELRAAIARARAAGKPDHEAEAELAGKYTVPLATLLFAMIGVPLGLKPARGGQSERFGVAIALFFLYYMLMRMGRTLAERGSLNALAAMAIPDVVFAALAVWMFYRSATDRADQGRGPGDLIWDLIEHYGRREAA, from the coding sequence ATGCGCGGATTTCAAACCATCGACCGCTACGTGGCGCGCGAGGTCGTCGGTCCGTTCGCGATGGGCGTCTTCCTGCTCACCTTCGCGCTGGTCACCGGCAAGCTGCTCAAGCTCACCGAGATGGTGGTCAATCACGGGGTCGGGGTCGGCCAGGTGCTGAGCCTCATCGGCTACATCATGCCCGCCTTCCTCGAGCTGACATTCCCAATGGCGGTGCTGCTCGGCGTGCTGCTGGGCTTCGGGCGAATGTCGGGCGATCGCGAGCTCATCGCCGCGCGCGCCTGTGGCATCAGCCTCTATCGGTTGGCCGTGCCGGTGATGGTCGTCGCGGTCGCGGTGTACGCGCTCGCAAGCTGGTTTGCGTTCTCGGTCCGGCCGTGGGCAAACTCGCAGCTCCAGTCCGAGCTCTACCGCCTCAGCCGCACCCGCTCGACCGCCGGGCTTAAAGAAAAGATCTTCGACAGCACCTTTCCGGGGCTGGTGCTCTACGTTGACCACGTCTCGGGCAACGACACCCTGCATGGCGTGCTGATCTCGGACGCGCGCAACCGCGACCAGCAGAACACCATCATCGCGCGCCGCGGGATCATCCTGCCCGACCGCCAGCAGCACACCATCACGCTGCGCCTGTTCGACGGCTCGATCTTCGGGTTGGACTCCTCGCCGCGCGGCAGCCACGTCACCAGCTTTCGCATCTACGATCTCAGTATCGAGCCGCAGGACAGCTTCGGCATGAACAACCGCGAACCCGAGGAGATGGGCTACGCGGAGCTGCGCGCGGCGATCGCCAGGGCGCGCGCCGCGGGCAAACCCGATCACGAGGCCGAGGCGGAGCTGGCGGGCAAGTACACGGTGCCGCTGGCGACGCTGCTGTTCGCAATGATCGGCGTGCCGCTGGGGCTCAAGCCCGCGCGCGGCGGCCAATCCGAGCGCTTCGGCGTCGCGATCGCGCTGTTCTTTCTGTATTACATGCTGATGCGGATGGGGCGGACGCTGGCCGAGCGCGGCTCGCTCAACGCGTTGGCCGCGATGGCGATTCCGGACGTGGTGTTTGCAGCACTTGCGGTCTGGATGTTCTATCGCAGCGCGACCGACCGCGCCGACCAGGGGCGCGGCCCCGGCGATCTTATCTGGGATCTGATCGAGCACTACGGGCGTAGGGAGGCGGCATGA
- the rlmB gene encoding 23S rRNA (guanosine(2251)-2'-O)-methyltransferase RlmB gives MAGAEARHQGIVALIREYNYAGFDEVVAEKPDPLLLVDGVSDPRNLGALLRSAECAGVRAVVLARDRTVGLTPAAIKSSAGAWVHLKIARCGNVARALEDLKEAGYWVAALAPDGPVELYDLDTTRRLVLVVGSEEHGVRGIVRKTADFVVRIPMRGRIESLNVSVAAAVALFEVARRRAAATPRAAEAADVAQSGEGTC, from the coding sequence ATGGCGGGCGCCGAGGCGCGCCATCAGGGCATCGTCGCGCTCATCCGCGAATACAACTACGCCGGCTTCGATGAGGTAGTCGCCGAAAAGCCCGACCCGCTGTTGCTGGTGGACGGAGTCAGCGATCCGCGCAACCTCGGCGCGCTGCTGCGCTCGGCCGAGTGCGCCGGCGTGCGCGCCGTGGTCCTCGCGCGCGACCGCACGGTGGGACTTACGCCGGCCGCGATCAAGTCGTCCGCCGGCGCGTGGGTGCATCTGAAGATCGCGCGATGCGGCAACGTCGCGCGCGCGCTGGAAGATCTCAAGGAGGCCGGCTATTGGGTCGCGGCGCTCGCACCCGACGGGCCGGTCGAGCTTTACGATCTCGATACCACGCGTCGGCTCGTGCTGGTCGTCGGCTCCGAGGAGCACGGCGTGCGCGGCATCGTGAGGAAGACCGCGGATTTCGTCGTGCGCATTCCGATGCGCGGGCGGATCGAGTCACTCAACGTGTCGGTGGCGGCGGCAGTGGCGCTGTTCGAGGTCGCGCGCCGGCGCGCCGCGGCGACGCCACGCGCCGCGGAAGCCGCGGACGTTGCGCAGAGCGGGGAGGGGACATGCTGA